A genomic segment from Nicotiana tabacum cultivar K326 chromosome 7, ASM71507v2, whole genome shotgun sequence encodes:
- the LOC142162226 gene encoding uncharacterized protein LOC142162226 — translation MTEKVLLAIVFAMEKVRPYLMGAKDASELVKKCDECQKAGGISKKDEMHLATILEVDIFDVWDIDFMSPFVSSCGNAYILVAVDYFSKWVEAVALPNNKVWSVVAFLKKSIFTRFGTPRAIINDGGSYFCNKAFDTLLAKTDWSKKLDDALWAYRTAYKTLIDMSLYRVEFVFGLTGYEICIGMLDTVQD, via the exons ATGACGGAAAAAGTGTTGTTGGCAATTGTTTTTGCAATGGAGAAGgttaggccttatctcatgggtgccaag gatgcaagtgaacttgtgaaaaAATGCGATGAGTGTCAAAAGgcaggtggaatttcaaagaaggatgagatgcATCTCGCcaccattcttgaggttgacatatttgaTGTGTGGGACATTGATTTCATGAGTCCGTTTGTAAGTTCTTGTGGAAACGCGTACATTCTGGTGGCCgttgattatttttcaaagtgggttgaggccgtgGCTTTACCTAACAATAAGGTCTGGAGTGTTGTggcttttctcaagaagagtatctttactcggtttggcactcctagagcaaTCATTAATGATGGAGGGTCTTATTTTTGCAATAAggcatttgacactttgcttgcaaa gaccgattggtcaaagaaattggatgatgctttgTGGGCCTACAgaactgcttacaagactctgattgatATGTCTCTGTACCG TGTAGAATTTGTTTTTGGACTAACGGGTTATGAGATATGTATAGGGATGTTGGATACAGTGCAGGACTAA